A genomic window from Bacillota bacterium includes:
- a CDS encoding DctP family TRAP transporter solute-binding subunit, translating into MLLAVVILAVVLLTAGCAGKEKEGEPGQVTLRAGHAVNEGHAYHRGLEKFKSLVEEKTGGTVQVEIYPNASLGDERDMVEGLQLGTVDLVLSSTGPLGNFVPEMNVVDLPFLFRDKQHAYTVLDGDIGQNLLAKFESKGIIGLSFWENGFRHVTNSKRPLNKPEDMDGLKLRTMKNRVHVAAFRELGVDATPMAWSEVFTSLQQGTIDGQENPVAIIYSHHLYEVQDYLALTGHVYSPAVLMAAKDKMDSLTTDQREAVREAALKAATYERSLITESENNQLAKLQEEGMQITRPDRAEFKKATSGVYDQFEEEFGPELIEKIIETK; encoded by the coding sequence ATGCTGTTGGCTGTTGTTATATTGGCTGTTGTTTTATTGACGGCGGGTTGTGCTGGAAAAGAAAAGGAAGGTGAGCCGGGGCAGGTAACATTAAGGGCCGGGCACGCGGTCAATGAAGGACATGCTTATCACCGCGGATTGGAAAAGTTTAAAAGCCTGGTGGAGGAAAAAACCGGTGGAACAGTGCAGGTTGAGATATATCCCAATGCTTCTCTTGGAGACGAAAGAGATATGGTGGAGGGCCTGCAATTGGGAACGGTTGATTTAGTTCTGTCTTCTACCGGCCCACTGGGAAATTTTGTTCCTGAGATGAACGTGGTAGATCTTCCTTTTTTGTTTAGGGATAAGCAACATGCGTACACCGTTTTGGACGGAGATATCGGTCAAAATCTTCTGGCCAAGTTTGAGTCAAAGGGTATAATTGGCCTTTCTTTTTGGGAGAATGGTTTTCGTCATGTAACCAATTCCAAGCGACCGTTAAATAAGCCGGAAGATATGGACGGGCTTAAACTGCGCACCATGAAGAACAGGGTTCACGTAGCTGCTTTTAGGGAATTGGGGGTAGATGCCACTCCCATGGCGTGGAGTGAAGTGTTTACTAGTCTGCAGCAGGGAACTATTGACGGGCAGGAAAATCCTGTGGCTATTATTTATTCACATCACCTCTACGAAGTACAAGACTATCTGGCACTGACCGGGCATGTGTATTCGCCGGCCGTGTTGATGGCAGCAAAAGACAAAATGGATTCTTTGACTACTGACCAGCGTGAAGCTGTAAGGGAAGCAGCGCTAAAGGCCGCTACTTATGAACGTTCTTTGATTACTGAAAGCGAAAACAACCAACTGGCCAAGTTGCAAGAGGAAGGAATGCAAATTACTAGGCCGGACCGCGCGGAATTTAAAAAAGCTACCAGTGGAGTTTATGATCAATTTGAAGAGGAGTTCGGCCCGGAACTCATTGAAAAGATAATTGAAACCAAATAG
- the cobJ gene encoding precorrin-3B C(17)-methyltransferase has product MVVGLGPGDRECMTPQAVQAISDCDVLIGYKTYVDLITDLTQGSEVIVSGMKREVDRARQALELAREGKVVSMVSSGDPGVYGMAGIVLEVAGGEVPVEVIPGVTAATAAAATLGAPLVNDFAVISLSDLLTPWKKMVERIEAAALGDFVIVLYNPKSKGRPHNINTAREVILWHRTPETPVGIVRKAKRGEEERIVTNLKDMLDHEIDMLTTVVIGNSETMVENGYLVTPRGYRL; this is encoded by the coding sequence GTGGTGGTGGGACTGGGGCCAGGAGACAGAGAATGTATGACCCCGCAAGCCGTTCAGGCCATCAGTGATTGTGATGTGTTAATAGGGTACAAGACCTATGTGGATTTAATTACGGATTTAACACAAGGCAGCGAAGTTATTGTATCAGGTATGAAGCGGGAAGTGGACAGAGCCAGGCAGGCCTTAGAGTTAGCACGAGAGGGAAAAGTGGTTAGCATGGTTTCCAGCGGTGATCCGGGAGTTTATGGGATGGCAGGTATCGTGCTGGAAGTTGCCGGTGGAGAAGTGCCGGTTGAGGTCATTCCCGGGGTTACAGCCGCTACGGCTGCAGCGGCAACACTAGGAGCACCATTGGTAAATGATTTTGCCGTAATCAGTCTTAGTGACTTGCTTACGCCATGGAAAAAAATGGTGGAAAGGATAGAGGCAGCTGCTTTGGGAGACTTTGTTATTGTTCTTTATAATCCCAAAAGTAAAGGGCGCCCCCATAATATAAATACTGCCCGGGAAGTTATACTGTGGCATCGCACCCCGGAAACGCCGGTGGGAATTGTGCGTAAGGCAAAACGGGGGGAGGAAGAGAGAATTGTAACTAATCTTAAGGACATGCTGGACCATGAGATTGATATGCTTACAACTGTTGTGATTGGTAATTCAGAAACCATGGTGGAAAACGGATACCTGGTGACCCCGCGGGGATATAGGCTGTGA
- a CDS encoding cobyrinate a,c-diamide synthase has product MRVPRVVLAGTHSGAGKTTLTLGLLSALKKRGLIVQPFKVGPDYIDPGLHRVASGADSHNLDAWMGTNDVVQEVFYRHSERGHISIIEGVMGLFDGMRDGDCGSTAHIARLLHAPVILVVNARGMARSCGALVKGYRDFDPRVNVAGVIFNNVGGPRHVESIKKIVEEEVGVPVLGTVRRYPNINMPERHLGLLPAAEHGGLEGLLEELTTAVAEDVDLNRLLAVARDAPPVEEKRTVERPKENFRVRVAVGRDEAFNFYYQDSLDYLKELGAELVYFSPQYDSCVPSGVDGVYLGGGFPEMFLPRLARNLGMRDSLRQTAASGIPIYAECGGLMYLAEKIVDFDGHVFDGVGLVPGSIQMQPKLEALGYVTAKSVTESILAQPGEELRGHEFHYSKMTGRPDLCTAYKLYGGRGHDGRTEGYARENLLASYVHLHLRSNPMAARRFLRACAGRRDED; this is encoded by the coding sequence GTGCGGGTTCCCCGTGTTGTGCTTGCAGGTACCCACAGTGGTGCCGGGAAAACCACGCTTACACTGGGCTTATTGAGTGCGCTAAAGAAACGCGGTCTGATCGTTCAACCTTTTAAAGTAGGTCCGGATTATATTGACCCGGGTTTACACCGGGTAGCCTCAGGAGCGGATTCGCACAACTTAGATGCGTGGATGGGAACAAATGATGTTGTACAGGAAGTGTTCTATCGCCATTCAGAGCGTGGCCATATTTCTATAATTGAAGGAGTTATGGGTCTTTTTGACGGTATGCGTGACGGTGATTGCGGCAGTACGGCCCATATAGCCCGTCTCCTGCATGCGCCTGTAATTCTGGTGGTTAATGCCAGGGGTATGGCCAGGAGCTGCGGAGCATTGGTAAAGGGTTACCGTGACTTTGATCCAAGGGTTAATGTAGCAGGGGTCATTTTTAATAATGTGGGGGGCCCCAGGCATGTAGAGTCCATTAAAAAAATTGTAGAGGAAGAAGTAGGAGTCCCTGTACTGGGTACGGTCAGGAGGTATCCTAATATAAACATGCCCGAGCGACATCTGGGGTTACTGCCTGCCGCCGAGCATGGGGGACTTGAAGGGCTACTAGAAGAGTTGACTACTGCTGTAGCGGAGGACGTAGACCTGAACCGCTTGTTGGCGGTGGCGCGGGATGCCCCGCCCGTGGAAGAAAAACGGACAGTGGAAAGGCCTAAAGAAAACTTTCGAGTTAGGGTAGCTGTAGGCAGGGATGAGGCTTTTAACTTTTATTACCAGGACAGCTTGGACTACCTGAAAGAATTAGGTGCAGAGTTGGTTTATTTTAGTCCACAATATGATTCTTGTGTTCCCAGTGGTGTAGACGGGGTTTATTTAGGTGGCGGTTTTCCCGAAATGTTCTTACCCCGGCTGGCACGGAATTTGGGTATGAGGGACAGTTTGCGCCAAACAGCGGCCAGTGGGATACCCATATATGCGGAATGTGGGGGGTTAATGTACCTGGCAGAAAAGATTGTCGACTTCGACGGCCACGTGTTTGACGGAGTCGGTCTGGTACCTGGAAGTATTCAAATGCAACCGAAATTGGAGGCTTTGGGTTACGTAACTGCTAAGTCTGTTACCGAGAGCATTCTGGCACAGCCCGGGGAAGAACTACGGGGGCACGAGTTTCACTACTCTAAAATGACGGGTCGTCCTGACTTGTGCACAGCTTACAAGCTCTACGGCGGAAGAGGCCATGATGGAAGGACAGAGGGCTATGCCAGGGAAAATTTACTGGCGTCCTATGTGCACCTGCATTTGCGTTCTAATCCCATGGCAGCACGGAGGTTCTTACGTGCTTGTGCCGGTAGGAGAGATGAAGATTGA
- the cobI gene encoding precorrin-2 C(20)-methyltransferase: MSLGVFWGIGVGPGDPELLTIKARRVLEQVDVLCIPKSRQERESLALSIVSGALKREWKVIELLLPMTRDQEELERHQVNAAQKINSELASGKDVAFITLGDPTLYSTFTYLMKFVREIDPDVKVEIIPGVSAINGVSAWMQIPLAEGDEKLAVVPGIQPKEELDKVLKNFENVIILKAGKQLEKVLSVLDENNLSDKAAFACRYGFEDGFYTTDINALRGTKQDYLSAMLVKRNGWDGEHK; the protein is encoded by the coding sequence TTGAGCTTAGGAGTTTTTTGGGGCATCGGTGTGGGACCTGGAGATCCTGAATTATTAACTATCAAGGCCCGGCGTGTACTGGAACAAGTTGATGTCCTTTGCATACCAAAATCCAGGCAGGAGAGGGAAAGTTTGGCTCTCTCCATTGTCTCCGGTGCATTAAAAAGGGAATGGAAAGTAATAGAGCTTTTACTGCCCATGACTCGTGACCAGGAAGAATTAGAAAGACACCAGGTAAATGCTGCGCAAAAAATAAACAGTGAACTGGCTTCCGGAAAGGACGTAGCTTTTATTACTTTAGGAGACCCTACCCTTTACAGTACTTTTACTTACTTAATGAAATTTGTGCGCGAAATTGATCCGGATGTTAAGGTGGAAATAATTCCGGGTGTCAGTGCCATCAACGGAGTTTCCGCGTGGATGCAGATTCCTTTGGCCGAAGGGGATGAAAAGCTGGCTGTGGTACCGGGCATACAACCTAAGGAAGAGTTGGATAAAGTACTTAAGAACTTTGAAAATGTGATCATTTTAAAGGCAGGGAAGCAGTTGGAAAAAGTGCTCAGTGTACTTGATGAAAATAATTTGAGCGATAAGGCTGCCTTTGCCTGTCGTTACGGCTTTGAGGACGGCTTTTATACCACTGACATTAATGCCTTAAGGGGAACCAAGCAGGATTATCTCTCGGCTATGTTGGTAAAACGAAACGGTTGGGACGGTGAGCATAAGTGA
- the cbiE gene encoding precorrin-6y C5,15-methyltransferase (decarboxylating) subunit CbiE yields MEGKITVVGTGPGHPDFLTPAGAAAIADATVVLGGRRLLESFAHAHQQQFVVDKDLKGAVEFIEQNYRQHRLTVLVSGDTGIYSLASYLARWFSPETLNFIPGVSSVQLMFARLKKPWQKASIISLHGRPPQGLAQLIKGGNMVAVLTDNRYTPCEIASYLVQKGCPDCHVAVGTNLSYDNEKVITSSLRTLASAGNDPTPAVVVIDNE; encoded by the coding sequence ATGGAAGGCAAAATAACTGTAGTTGGAACCGGCCCGGGCCATCCTGATTTTCTTACACCGGCGGGGGCGGCTGCAATTGCCGATGCGACGGTTGTGTTGGGAGGCAGGCGCCTGCTAGAATCCTTTGCACATGCTCATCAACAGCAATTTGTGGTCGATAAGGACTTAAAAGGGGCAGTAGAATTTATAGAACAAAATTATCGTCAACATAGACTAACAGTTCTGGTTTCAGGTGATACAGGAATTTATAGCCTGGCTTCTTATTTGGCGCGCTGGTTCTCACCCGAAACTTTAAACTTTATACCGGGCGTGAGTTCTGTTCAATTAATGTTTGCCCGGCTAAAAAAGCCCTGGCAAAAGGCTTCAATTATAAGCCTGCACGGGAGGCCACCACAGGGACTTGCCCAATTGATTAAGGGCGGAAATATGGTAGCCGTATTGACTGACAACCGGTATACTCCCTGTGAAATAGCCTCATATCTTGTGCAAAAAGGCTGCCCGGATTGTCATGTGGCTGTAGGCACCAATTTATCCTATGATAATGAAAAAGTTATAACCAGTAGTTTACGGACACTGGCTTCGGCAGGCAATGACCCAACTCCGGCGGTGGTGGTGATAGATAATGAATAA
- the cbiT gene encoding precorrin-6Y C5,15-methyltransferase (decarboxylating) subunit CbiT: MNNRWPFTSPGIPDEYFQRLAGVPMTKQEVRAVSISLLRIFSGAIMYDLGAGTGSVGVECALLGCGKVFAVERKPEAVALVKQNIEYFQLDNIEPVTGKAPEALDGLPAADRIFLGGSGGCLADILQATNIKLKDGGRLVVTSVTVDTGPQVIKFLENNNFTDINITGLSVSRAVSRGSVHLWNALNPVQIISGQKGEI, translated from the coding sequence ATGAATAATAGATGGCCTTTCACCTCTCCCGGTATTCCGGACGAGTACTTTCAAAGACTTGCAGGGGTACCAATGACTAAGCAGGAAGTACGGGCTGTCTCTATCTCCCTGTTACGTATTTTTTCCGGGGCTATTATGTATGACCTCGGGGCGGGAACGGGATCGGTGGGTGTAGAATGTGCCTTGCTGGGCTGCGGCAAAGTTTTCGCGGTAGAAAGAAAACCTGAAGCGGTGGCATTAGTTAAGCAAAACATAGAGTATTTTCAACTTGATAATATAGAGCCGGTTACCGGGAAGGCTCCTGAGGCATTGGACGGTTTACCCGCTGCCGACCGTATTTTCCTCGGGGGAAGCGGCGGTTGTCTGGCCGATATTTTACAAGCTACAAACATCAAATTAAAGGACGGTGGGAGGCTGGTAGTAACCAGCGTAACAGTTGACACTGGTCCCCAAGTAATTAAGTTTTTAGAGAATAATAACTTTACTGATATTAACATTACCGGTCTGAGTGTCTCCAGAGCCGTTTCCCGGGGTAGTGTTCACTTGTGGAATGCTCTTAACCCGGTACAAATAATATCAGGTCAAAAAGGGGAGATCTGA
- a CDS encoding cobalamin biosynthesis protein CbiG has translation MTRGLVMSIDRQESNTAVLALTAGGVVQARKVAARMDVGLFLPERFRPEKNAVEGFTDNIHYFSQFKETVTSLFNNYKALVFIMATGIVVRTIAPLMESKYTDPAVVVMDEAGQFTISLISGHVGGANLLARRLADLTGATPVITTATDVEGTPAVDILASQLNCVPFPRPMVKQFNRALAEGEPVRLSSRWTLPEEIIQQFNMASLKDDDLQVIVDRAPGKEEGPLYLLPRNLVIGIGCRRGVPGDLIVDAVEKVLAGIPAGNQRVKSLATVDIKKDEEGIKDAAKLYGVPVEIISRTAIEKLTGTFEESEFVKKTVGVGGVCEPAAMLACNQGRVVVPKRKMKAVTVAVAEEELWWWDWGQETENV, from the coding sequence ATGACAAGGGGTTTAGTCATGAGTATCGACAGGCAGGAGAGTAACACGGCGGTCTTGGCCCTTACTGCCGGGGGAGTTGTCCAGGCCAGAAAAGTAGCAGCAAGAATGGATGTAGGCTTGTTTCTGCCGGAACGGTTTAGGCCGGAAAAAAATGCGGTGGAAGGGTTCACTGATAATATCCATTATTTTTCTCAGTTTAAAGAAACCGTTACGAGTTTATTCAATAACTATAAAGCCCTTGTCTTTATCATGGCCACCGGAATCGTGGTGCGCACCATTGCTCCTTTAATGGAGTCTAAGTATACTGACCCTGCGGTGGTAGTTATGGATGAAGCCGGCCAATTTACCATCAGCTTGATTTCAGGCCATGTGGGAGGAGCTAATTTGTTAGCCAGACGGTTGGCTGACTTAACAGGTGCCACCCCTGTTATAACCACGGCAACGGATGTGGAGGGAACGCCCGCGGTGGACATATTGGCCAGTCAATTAAACTGTGTGCCTTTTCCTCGGCCCATGGTTAAGCAATTTAACCGCGCCCTGGCAGAGGGCGAGCCTGTAAGGCTGAGCAGCCGGTGGACGCTGCCGGAGGAGATAATTCAGCAGTTTAACATGGCCAGTTTAAAAGATGATGACCTGCAGGTTATCGTGGATAGGGCTCCAGGAAAGGAAGAAGGACCACTGTATTTATTGCCTCGTAATTTGGTCATAGGTATAGGGTGCCGCCGGGGAGTGCCCGGCGATCTAATAGTAGATGCGGTGGAAAAGGTGCTGGCTGGTATTCCCGCAGGCAATCAGAGAGTAAAATCTCTGGCCACCGTGGATATCAAAAAGGACGAAGAGGGAATAAAGGATGCTGCCAAACTTTACGGTGTACCCGTGGAAATAATCTCTCGGACTGCCATAGAAAAGTTGACAGGAACCTTCGAGGAATCGGAATTTGTAAAAAAAACGGTAGGAGTTGGTGGAGTATGCGAACCTGCTGCAATGCTGGCGTGCAACCAGGGCAGGGTTGTCGTTCCCAAAAGGAAAATGAAGGCAGTAACAGTGGCCGTGGCGGAGGAAGAATTGTGGTGGTGGGACTGGGGCCAGGAGACAGAGAATGTATGA
- the cobM gene encoding precorrin-4 C(11)-methyltransferase, with the protein MIYFVGAGAGDPELITLKGCRLLQQAHLVIYAGSLVNPKLLDHCSEGARIENSAHMDLDTMVKLMVEADNKGETVVRLHTGDPSLYGATGEQMERLQQAGVNFEVVPGVSSFLAAGAALKREFTVPDGTQTVILTRMAGRTPVPDTEKLRDLARHKSTMAIFLSAAIIDSVVKELTYGYPPETPVAVVEKVSWPEERILYGKLQDLEAMVRDAGITKTALIFVGEFLTRDGLSKLYDKGFSHEYRQAGE; encoded by the coding sequence GTGATATATTTTGTCGGTGCCGGTGCCGGTGATCCGGAACTTATCACCCTGAAGGGGTGTAGATTGTTACAGCAAGCCCATTTGGTGATTTACGCCGGGTCGCTTGTAAATCCCAAGCTGCTGGATCATTGTTCGGAGGGCGCCAGGATTGAAAACAGTGCGCACATGGATTTGGACACTATGGTTAAGCTTATGGTTGAGGCCGATAATAAAGGGGAAACAGTCGTACGTTTACATACGGGGGACCCCAGTTTATATGGGGCTACCGGGGAACAGATGGAAAGGCTTCAACAAGCAGGGGTTAATTTCGAAGTTGTCCCCGGGGTAAGTTCTTTTTTGGCTGCCGGAGCAGCACTTAAACGTGAGTTTACTGTGCCGGACGGAACCCAGACAGTCATTCTTACTAGAATGGCCGGTCGTACTCCCGTTCCGGATACCGAAAAATTAAGGGATTTGGCCCGTCATAAGTCCACCATGGCTATATTTCTCTCCGCTGCCATTATCGATTCGGTGGTAAAAGAACTAACGTACGGTTATCCCCCGGAAACCCCGGTAGCGGTGGTGGAGAAAGTTTCCTGGCCTGAAGAAAGAATATTGTACGGTAAACTACAGGATCTGGAAGCCATGGTTAGGGATGCCGGGATTACTAAAACAGCCCTAATATTTGTGGGCGAATTTTTGACCAGGGACGGGCTATCCAAGCTTTATGACAAGGGGTTTAGTCATGAGTATCGACAGGCAGGAGAGTAA
- the cbiD gene encoding cobalamin biosynthesis protein CbiD, which yields MSASENAGPQKLRSGYTTGSCAAAAAKAAALVLVQGIASKEVTITLPDDQELTLPVIKVTCNGSEAAAFVVKDAGDDPDVTDGLTIIAKVSLQPGGIVLQGGRGIGKVTKPGLSVAVGKPAINPVPSTMIKQEMDKVIQGKSGALVTIDAPGGEDLAAKTLNPRLGIMGGISILGTSGIVRPMSEDAYQRSLVPQIDQALALGYRHLVLTPGRMGADKAEELGFPADAIVQTSNFIGTMLEESARKGLDGIILLGHIGKLLKVAAGIFHTHSRLADARRETLAAHAALLGASRELVKEIMGLNTAEESVVLLQREGLEEVYTSVASMASRRAEEFCGRKLEVGTILYSFSSGILGSDRPAEEIGEVLGWKAK from the coding sequence GTGAGTGCCAGTGAGAATGCAGGCCCGCAGAAGCTGCGTTCCGGATATACTACGGGAAGTTGTGCTGCTGCGGCAGCGAAAGCTGCGGCACTGGTTTTGGTGCAAGGCATTGCAAGCAAGGAAGTTACCATCACACTTCCTGATGATCAAGAATTGACACTACCGGTGATAAAAGTAACCTGTAACGGCAGTGAAGCTGCGGCATTTGTAGTTAAAGATGCCGGTGATGACCCTGATGTTACAGACGGGTTGACAATTATAGCAAAGGTAAGTCTGCAGCCAGGTGGAATTGTTCTGCAAGGGGGCCGGGGTATTGGCAAAGTGACCAAGCCCGGGCTGTCGGTCGCGGTGGGAAAGCCTGCAATAAACCCTGTACCAAGTACAATGATTAAACAAGAAATGGATAAGGTGATACAGGGGAAAAGCGGGGCCCTTGTAACCATTGACGCACCGGGAGGAGAGGATTTGGCCGCCAAAACGCTAAACCCTCGTCTGGGCATCATGGGGGGAATATCTATACTGGGTACCTCCGGCATTGTAAGGCCTATGTCAGAGGATGCTTACCAACGCTCTCTGGTGCCGCAAATAGACCAGGCGCTGGCCTTAGGGTACCGGCACCTGGTACTAACACCCGGCCGCATGGGTGCTGATAAGGCTGAGGAACTGGGGTTTCCGGCGGATGCCATAGTACAAACCAGTAATTTCATAGGGACCATGCTGGAGGAAAGTGCAAGGAAAGGCCTGGATGGAATAATTTTATTAGGACATATCGGTAAGCTTCTAAAGGTTGCCGCGGGTATTTTTCATACTCACAGCCGCCTTGCTGATGCCCGGCGGGAGACTTTGGCGGCTCATGCGGCCTTGCTGGGCGCCAGCCGCGAGCTGGTTAAAGAAATAATGGGATTAAATACAGCAGAGGAATCGGTTGTGCTGTTACAAAGGGAAGGGTTAGAAGAAGTGTACACTTCTGTTGCTTCTATGGCCAGTCGCCGGGCAGAGGAGTTTTGCGGCCGTAAACTTGAGGTTGGAACAATATTGTATTCTTTTTCCAGTGGTATTTTAGGCAGTGACCGGCCGGCTGAGGAAATAGGGGAGGTACTTGGATGGAAGGCAAAATAA
- a CDS encoding TRAP transporter large permease, with amino-acid sequence MILLISLLLLFALSVPIAVALGLVSLLGLIMIGDVPLTLVSQRMVTAVNSFPLLAVPFFILAGNLMERGGLSRRLIEFVSALVGTLSGGLALAAVLTCMFFAAISGSSAATAAAVGAVLIPAMQEKGYAKEFSSAVVASSGEMGVIIPPSIPMILYGVLASVSIGDMFLAGIYPGILVAGSVMLVAYYISRRRGYKGNAEISFAHLLRSFGGALLALLMPFIILGGIYGGVFTPTEAAVVAVVYGLVVGGLVYREFGLKDMPGILVQSARTTSVIMIIIASASLLGWILTREQMPQAIAGAVLGLSESPLVYLLLVNILLLIVGMFFESSAALVILTPILLPIATSLGIDPVHFGVIMIVNLAVGMVTPPLGVNLFITCNIAGIGIETITRSLLPFFVILILDILIITYVPAISLSLP; translated from the coding sequence GTGATTTTGCTTATATCTTTGCTTTTATTATTCGCACTGAGTGTACCCATAGCCGTGGCCTTGGGTTTGGTTTCGCTGCTGGGTTTAATCATGATAGGGGATGTGCCTTTGACTCTGGTGTCCCAGCGCATGGTTACTGCCGTTAATTCTTTTCCTTTACTGGCTGTACCTTTTTTTATTCTCGCCGGCAATCTCATGGAACGAGGTGGTCTTTCCCGCCGCCTGATAGAATTTGTGAGTGCATTGGTTGGGACTTTGAGCGGCGGACTGGCGCTGGCGGCGGTGCTTACTTGCATGTTTTTTGCTGCTATTTCAGGTTCAAGTGCCGCCACTGCTGCTGCAGTAGGGGCTGTTTTGATTCCTGCGATGCAGGAGAAGGGATATGCAAAAGAGTTTTCTTCGGCTGTGGTGGCTTCATCCGGTGAAATGGGAGTGATTATCCCACCGAGCATACCAATGATTCTTTATGGTGTATTAGCCTCTGTTTCTATCGGTGATATGTTTTTAGCAGGTATTTATCCCGGCATACTGGTTGCAGGGTCAGTAATGCTTGTAGCATATTATATTTCACGGCGCAGGGGATACAAGGGAAATGCAGAAATCTCTTTTGCTCATCTGCTGCGATCTTTCGGTGGAGCGTTATTGGCTCTTTTAATGCCCTTTATAATTTTAGGGGGCATATATGGTGGTGTTTTTACTCCCACCGAGGCGGCGGTAGTCGCCGTCGTATACGGCTTGGTAGTAGGCGGATTGGTATACAGGGAATTTGGCCTAAAAGATATGCCTGGTATTCTCGTTCAATCTGCCCGTACTACATCGGTGATCATGATTATCATTGCATCGGCTTCACTCTTGGGATGGATACTAACCAGGGAGCAGATGCCGCAGGCAATTGCCGGCGCTGTGCTGGGGCTATCTGAGAGCCCGCTGGTGTATCTATTGCTGGTTAATATATTGCTCTTAATAGTGGGGATGTTCTTTGAATCATCTGCTGCTCTGGTAATTTTAACGCCCATACTTCTTCCTATAGCTACTTCCTTAGGCATAGACCCGGTGCACTTTGGTGTGATTATGATTGTGAATCTTGCTGTGGGTATGGTAACACCTCCTTTAGGGGTAAATTTGTTCATCACCTGTAACATTGCGGGAATAGGTATTGAGACTATTACACGCTCTCTGCTTCCTTTTTTTGTTATCCTGATTCTTGATATATTAATTATCACCTATGTGCCTGCAATTTCATTGTCTTTACCTTAG
- a CDS encoding TRAP transporter small permease: MQLMLKGVHWLNRFIFWLLALFTAVMVAVVFSQVTFRFVLEKPLVWSEEVALYCLVWITFLGGALAARNRGFIGVDALVRKIPAVGRLRIEILVQFLSALFFLVLIIYGTQTTIIVAGQRAAATGISMAWVYAAVPVGGLLMFINSLAWLADYTKEAKSMG; this comes from the coding sequence ATGCAATTAATGTTAAAAGGGGTCCATTGGCTTAATAGATTTATATTCTGGCTGCTTGCTCTTTTTACGGCGGTCATGGTAGCGGTGGTGTTTAGCCAGGTCACTTTCCGTTTTGTACTGGAGAAGCCTTTGGTGTGGTCAGAGGAGGTAGCTCTTTACTGTCTGGTATGGATTACCTTTCTCGGTGGAGCTCTGGCAGCAAGGAACAGGGGCTTTATCGGAGTGGACGCTCTGGTTCGAAAAATTCCTGCCGTCGGCAGGTTGCGTATAGAGATTTTGGTCCAATTTTTATCAGCCCTTTTTTTCCTGGTATTAATCATTTATGGCACGCAAACGACTATTATTGTAGCTGGACAGAGAGCGGCCGCCACTGGTATTTCCATGGCTTGGGTATACGCCGCGGTTCCGGTGGGAGGATTATTGATGTTCATTAATTCCTTGGCCTGGCTGGCTGATTACACCAAAGAGGCGAAATCCATGGGGTGA
- the cobK gene encoding precorrin-6A reductase: MILVLAGTSEGRMTAARLGAAGIPAVATAVTEYGADLLRDAGVEDVLVGPLERERLSSLLTGNNIRALVDATHPYAVNITEMALELCKEKGVHYIRLERPASQIPDHPLVTKAYGLDDAVDKALSVGGVLFSTIGSRNLLRIVNKAQKRETKLIARVLPDPKVITECSRMGLRPNQIIAAQGPFSKRLNMEFFRFYGAGAVITKESGDSGGVDTKVAAALELGIHVVVWMRPRFDYPLLVSSPEEAVEKVVQKFLNY; encoded by the coding sequence GTGATATTGGTACTGGCAGGCACTTCGGAAGGGCGCATGACCGCTGCAAGGCTTGGTGCGGCGGGAATCCCGGCCGTGGCTACGGCAGTGACAGAATACGGTGCAGATTTGCTGCGGGATGCCGGGGTTGAAGATGTGCTGGTAGGACCTCTTGAGCGTGAGCGGTTATCCTCTTTACTGACAGGTAACAATATTCGTGCACTGGTGGATGCCACCCATCCCTATGCAGTTAATATAACCGAAATGGCCCTGGAGCTATGTAAAGAAAAAGGGGTGCATTACATAAGGCTGGAGCGTCCTGCCTCCCAAATACCTGATCATCCGCTGGTAACAAAGGCTTATGGTCTTGATGATGCTGTTGATAAAGCTTTATCTGTTGGCGGAGTTCTTTTTAGCACCATAGGAAGCAGAAACCTGCTTCGCATTGTCAATAAAGCTCAAAAAAGGGAAACAAAATTAATAGCAAGGGTTCTGCCTGACCCCAAAGTTATTACCGAGTGCAGCAGAATGGGACTGAGACCTAATCAAATCATTGCTGCCCAAGGTCCCTTTAGCAAGCGTTTAAACATGGAATTTTTCCGTTTTTATGGCGCCGGCGCAGTTATAACGAAAGAAAGTGGAGACAGCGGCGGGGTAGATACGAAGGTTGCTGCCGCGCTGGAGTTGGGCATACATGTTGTTGTATGGATGCGTCCCCGTTTTGATTATCCATTGCTTGTAAGCAGTCCGGAAGAAGCAGTGGAAAAAGTAGTGCAGAAGTTTTTAAATTACTAA